The uncultured Desulfobulbus sp. genome window below encodes:
- a CDS encoding HAD-IC family P-type ATPase has translation MPAEKKIFQTFHSLSLNELYDAVQSTDDGLSSKEAQERLARYGKNTITRKQTNSPLQLLWRQINNPLIWVLLGAGGLAMFLGKLTDGAVVLAVVIINGLIGFVQEFKAGRAIEALTEMVPQTALVERDGRGGNVDTAELVVGDVVLLAAGDSVPADMRLIEVKNLQVDEAALTGESVPVEKDTAPVPEDTVVADRRCMVHSGTLVTAGTARAIVVRTGMRTELGKISGMLATTVDLETPLTQKLTQISLWITVGIGLLSAVILLVGVLRAVKMGMPLFTALQETLLFAIALAVGAIPEGLPAVVTIALAIGVQRMARRNAIIRHLPAVETLGATTVICSDKTGTLTCNEMTVTQVISPHNQIEVSGEGYVPEGNFSADGQRLKELPSEILTLLRGGVLCNDASLFTRDGQWQIGGDPTEAALLVVAQKAGLNREALLEEAPRKDVIPFASEAQLMLTLHGGRPCFAVLKGAPEKVLQRCQETSDPETLQFWRETVEIMSGQGMRVLALAQMEWDQDEDLPEQIPSSGFSCLGLVGMIDPPRPEAIEAIKVCYRAGIQVKMITGDHQLTAAAIGKKLQLAGVEKTVTGAALSELSEEELRVTVHETNIFARVAPEHKLRLVRALQQENDIVAMTGDGVNDAPSLKQANIGVAMGITGTAVSKESADIVLTDDNFASIGAAVEEGRRVYDNLVKSLAFLLPTNLGLAFILIYGIIFFPFDPETGVLLLPMLPTQLLWINLVAAVALALPLAFEVQEPDIMHRPPRDPQTPLLGPFILFRVVLVSILMTAGAIGVFYLTYAGRGGAFDQEASLLAQAQSSAVSFVIFFQIFYMMHCRSLTEPIRSIGYWSNRTVFPGVGIVLVLQALFLYLPLLQNIFHTVPLTLKPLATAFLVAAAIFPLISMEKWLRKRFF, from the coding sequence ATGCCAGCAGAAAAAAAAATATTTCAAACGTTTCACAGCCTTTCCCTCAATGAGCTCTACGATGCGGTCCAATCTACAGACGATGGGCTAAGCTCCAAAGAAGCACAAGAGCGCCTTGCGCGCTATGGCAAGAACACCATTACGCGCAAACAAACAAACAGTCCGCTGCAACTTTTGTGGCGCCAGATCAATAATCCACTGATCTGGGTATTGCTTGGTGCTGGCGGGCTTGCCATGTTCCTGGGTAAATTGACCGATGGTGCTGTGGTTTTAGCCGTTGTCATCATCAATGGGTTGATTGGTTTTGTACAGGAATTTAAGGCAGGTCGTGCCATTGAGGCGTTGACGGAGATGGTTCCTCAAACTGCCCTGGTTGAGCGTGACGGCCGAGGCGGTAACGTCGATACAGCCGAGCTCGTGGTCGGTGATGTTGTCCTGCTTGCAGCTGGGGACAGTGTTCCAGCGGATATGCGGCTTATTGAGGTGAAAAATCTCCAGGTTGACGAAGCTGCTCTCACCGGGGAATCCGTCCCGGTTGAGAAAGATACGGCCCCAGTTCCTGAGGATACCGTGGTTGCGGACAGACGTTGCATGGTACACAGCGGTACACTGGTTACCGCGGGGACAGCTCGAGCCATTGTTGTACGGACGGGGATGCGCACCGAGCTCGGGAAAATCTCGGGTATGCTGGCAACTACAGTCGACCTGGAGACACCTCTGACCCAGAAACTGACCCAAATCAGTCTGTGGATTACTGTGGGGATTGGTCTGCTTTCTGCCGTTATTTTGCTGGTGGGGGTACTGCGAGCAGTAAAGATGGGGATGCCACTCTTTACTGCGCTCCAGGAGACCCTGCTCTTTGCCATTGCCCTGGCTGTCGGAGCTATTCCTGAAGGTCTGCCCGCGGTTGTAACCATCGCCCTTGCCATTGGAGTGCAGCGAATGGCAAGACGTAACGCGATTATACGGCATTTACCTGCAGTTGAGACGCTGGGAGCGACAACGGTCATCTGTTCGGATAAAACCGGCACACTCACCTGCAATGAGATGACTGTTACCCAAGTGATAAGCCCCCATAACCAGATCGAGGTCAGCGGAGAAGGGTATGTGCCTGAAGGTAATTTTAGCGCTGATGGTCAGCGGCTGAAAGAACTTCCCTCGGAGATTCTAACCCTGCTGCGAGGCGGCGTACTCTGTAATGATGCCTCACTGTTCACCCGTGACGGACAATGGCAGATTGGCGGTGATCCGACCGAAGCGGCCTTACTGGTCGTTGCGCAAAAAGCAGGGCTGAATCGTGAAGCACTCCTTGAAGAGGCTCCTCGAAAGGATGTCATCCCCTTTGCCTCGGAGGCGCAACTGATGTTGACTCTCCATGGAGGACGCCCCTGTTTTGCGGTGTTGAAAGGGGCTCCTGAAAAGGTGCTTCAGCGCTGTCAGGAAACATCTGATCCTGAAACTCTTCAGTTTTGGCGTGAGACCGTTGAAATAATGAGCGGGCAGGGGATGCGGGTATTGGCCCTGGCTCAGATGGAATGGGATCAGGATGAAGATCTTCCTGAACAGATTCCTTCCTCAGGGTTTTCTTGTCTTGGGCTGGTTGGCATGATCGATCCACCCCGCCCCGAGGCTATTGAAGCGATTAAAGTCTGCTACCGGGCAGGTATTCAGGTCAAAATGATCACTGGGGATCACCAACTCACTGCTGCGGCCATTGGCAAAAAATTACAACTTGCTGGAGTGGAAAAAACAGTGACCGGGGCTGCATTGTCAGAACTCAGTGAAGAAGAACTACGTGTTACCGTTCACGAAACCAATATTTTTGCCCGAGTGGCCCCGGAACATAAGCTTCGCCTGGTGCGGGCATTGCAGCAGGAAAATGACATCGTCGCCATGACCGGAGACGGGGTAAATGATGCCCCCTCACTGAAACAGGCCAATATTGGGGTGGCCATGGGGATAACTGGAACGGCTGTCTCCAAAGAGTCGGCCGACATTGTCCTGACAGACGATAACTTCGCCTCAATCGGTGCAGCGGTTGAAGAGGGGCGGAGAGTGTATGATAATCTTGTCAAATCCCTTGCTTTTCTTTTGCCTACTAACCTGGGATTGGCCTTCATCCTTATTTACGGGATCATCTTTTTCCCTTTTGATCCGGAAACAGGTGTTCTGCTTCTTCCCATGTTGCCGACGCAGTTGCTCTGGATTAACCTGGTCGCTGCCGTGGCGCTCGCCTTACCCCTGGCCTTTGAGGTGCAGGAACCTGATATCATGCACAGACCGCCCAGGGATCCGCAAACACCACTTTTGGGTCCTTTTATTCTCTTTCGGGTTGTTCTGGTCTCAATATTGATGACCGCAGGCGCCATAGGGGTCTTTTATCTGACCTATGCAGGAAGGGGTGGGGCATTTGACCAGGAAGCCAGTTTGCTGGCCCAGGCACAGAGTTCTGCTGTCAGTTTTGTCATCTTTTTTCAGATTTTTTATATGATGCACTGTCGCTCATTAACAGAGCCCATCAGGTCCATAGGTTACTGGAGTAATAGAACCGTCTTCCCTGGAGTCGGTATTGTCCTTGTTCTTCAGGCGTTGTTTCTTTATCTTCCCCTGCTGCAGAACATTTTTCACACCGTTCCTCTCACCCTCAAACCTCTTGCAACCGCATTTTTAGTCGCAGCTGCTATTTTTCCCCTTATTTCTATGGAAAAATGGCTTCGAAAGCGCTTCTTCTAG
- a CDS encoding P-II family nitrogen regulator translates to MKKIEAIIKPFKLDPVREALDALGIQGMTISDVKGYGRQKGHVAMYRGHEYEISYIPKVKIETVVTDEMSAQVVEAIKVNARTGKIGDGKIFISTVDETVRIRTGDTGEIAI, encoded by the coding sequence ATGAAAAAAATAGAAGCAATCATCAAGCCTTTTAAACTCGATCCAGTACGTGAAGCCCTTGACGCCTTGGGGATTCAGGGGATGACTATCAGCGATGTCAAAGGATATGGTCGACAGAAAGGGCACGTGGCCATGTACCGAGGACATGAATACGAGATTTCCTATATACCTAAAGTAAAGATCGAAACAGTGGTGACTGACGAAATGTCTGCCCAGGTGGTCGAAGCGATAAAGGTGAATGCACGAACTGGCAAGATAGGTGATGGGAAAATATTTATTTCAACTGTTGATGAAACTGTTCGGATTCGAACGGGAGACACAGGTGAGATCGCAATCTAA
- a CDS encoding LysR family transcriptional regulator, translated as MDIRQLQYFSEIAKQQNFTKAARMLNVAQPAISVSIQRLEDELECKLFNRSNKSVTLTPEGEVFLGHAQRILKNVQTASVEMADIKGLNRGEVRLGIPPMMSTYFFPTLIHTFTSVYPNLRLVISGEGAGSIQQKILQGSLDMGVIAGGHAPESVETLHILREEVVACVPLDHPFVDQTAVTIRKFAQESLIMFQKGYYQREMLLELFEALPQVTPKVVFETNLFSLVKSLIKQGQGVSTLLRMVAEDDQEIAAVSFDPPLYLDLMLAWKKGAYLSKANRAFVDFLMEQIQLYEKR; from the coding sequence GTGGATATACGACAACTACAATATTTTTCTGAAATAGCTAAACAGCAGAATTTTACTAAGGCTGCTCGGATGCTGAATGTCGCACAACCTGCGATAAGCGTCTCGATTCAGAGGCTCGAGGATGAGCTGGAGTGCAAGCTCTTTAACCGCTCAAACAAAAGCGTCACTCTGACACCGGAAGGCGAAGTGTTTCTTGGGCATGCACAGCGCATTCTCAAAAATGTCCAAACGGCCAGTGTAGAGATGGCAGATATCAAAGGGCTCAATCGGGGGGAGGTTCGATTGGGTATTCCCCCCATGATGAGCACCTATTTTTTCCCGACCCTTATACACACCTTTACCAGCGTATACCCAAACTTACGGTTGGTCATTTCCGGCGAAGGTGCCGGTTCAATTCAGCAGAAAATTTTGCAAGGGAGCCTGGATATGGGGGTCATTGCCGGCGGTCATGCACCGGAATCAGTGGAGACGCTGCATATACTCAGGGAGGAGGTTGTTGCCTGCGTACCGTTGGATCATCCCTTTGTAGATCAAACTGCGGTGACCATACGCAAATTTGCCCAGGAATCTCTGATCATGTTTCAAAAGGGCTACTATCAACGTGAGATGCTCCTGGAACTCTTTGAGGCTCTCCCTCAAGTGACTCCAAAGGTTGTCTTTGAAACCAATCTTTTTTCTCTCGTAAAATCATTGATTAAACAGGGGCAGGGGGTGTCGACTCTCCTGCGCATGGTCGCTGAAGATGACCAGGAAATCGCAGCGGTTTCTTTTGATCCTCCACTCTATCTTGACCTCATGCTTGCCTGGAAAAAAGGGGCGTATCTCTCAAAGGCTAACCGGGCCTTTGTCGATTTTCTCATGGAACAGATTCAACTTTATGAAAAACGCTGA
- a CDS encoding MucR family transcriptional regulator, whose amino-acid sequence MEKTLVQMTAEIIQSQITSKQMSTDEIKASLNETFRTLQALQNAETLEPTDAENDAAAGAPVLDPKKSIQKNKVVCLECGQEFKMLSPKHLRSHGLTAKEYRKKYGFSARQPLCAKALSEKRSQSGKERGIPENLRIAIEARKKKTA is encoded by the coding sequence ATGGAAAAGACTCTTGTTCAAATGACTGCAGAAATCATTCAGTCTCAAATCACCAGTAAACAAATGTCCACTGATGAGATAAAAGCTTCACTGAATGAGACCTTCCGTACCCTGCAGGCCCTGCAGAACGCAGAGACTCTTGAACCCACTGATGCTGAAAACGATGCAGCAGCTGGCGCGCCGGTTCTCGACCCGAAGAAATCTATTCAGAAAAACAAAGTTGTTTGCCTGGAGTGTGGTCAGGAATTTAAAATGCTTTCTCCCAAGCATCTGCGTTCGCATGGCCTAACCGCAAAAGAGTACCGCAAAAAATACGGTTTTTCCGCACGTCAACCGCTCTGTGCCAAAGCGCTATCGGAGAAACGTTCTCAATCAGGTAAAGAACGTGGGATTCCTGAGAATCTGCGCATTGCCATTGAAGCACGTAAGAAAAAAACTGCCTGA
- a CDS encoding aldehyde ferredoxin oxidoreductase C-terminal domain-containing protein, with product MADKILRINMSDLSTKVEDVPEAWMGHGGRGLTSTIVAAEVVPTCHPLGEDNKLVIAPGLLSGTPAANSGRLSCGAKSPLTGTIKEANAGGTSAQMLAKLGVKAMILEGKPADASKWYSIHVDENGATVKEETEVIGLGNFETVQKLNERLGAKVGVITIGPAGEMLMTAANISVKDPDSHMRSSGRGGLGAVMGSKKIKFISIEPTTNKVEIADPEAFKAANRAFAKALVDNPISQALGQYGTNVLVNIINESGGIPTKNFTTGQFEGHESISGETMYDTIVARGGKPKHNCHAGCVIQCSQVYADAKGGYKTSGFEYETIWAFGADCCIENLDHIAEADNILDDLGLDSIEIPVAFAVAMEAGVLEFGDGEGVIRTLNEEVAKGTPLGRIIGNGAGSVGRAYGVTRVPVVKNQAIPAYDPRAIKGIGITYATSTQGADHTMGYTIATNILGVGGSLDPLSKEGQVELSRNLQIATAAIDSTGMCLFIAFAALDDATCLPALIDLINARFGIGLTGDDVVSLGQYILKTEHAFNLAAGFTNKDDRLPEFFAKEPIAPHNVVWDITDEAIDSFWDF from the coding sequence ATGGCTGATAAAATTTTACGCATTAACATGTCGGACCTCAGTACCAAGGTCGAAGATGTTCCTGAAGCCTGGATGGGGCACGGCGGTCGCGGTCTTACTTCCACCATCGTTGCGGCAGAAGTGGTTCCGACCTGTCACCCGCTTGGAGAAGATAATAAACTGGTGATTGCACCTGGTTTGCTTTCCGGTACACCGGCAGCAAACTCCGGGCGTCTTTCCTGTGGTGCAAAAAGCCCGCTCACCGGCACCATTAAAGAGGCAAATGCCGGTGGTACGTCTGCTCAGATGTTGGCTAAACTTGGTGTAAAAGCCATGATTTTAGAAGGCAAGCCTGCGGATGCCTCTAAATGGTACAGCATCCATGTTGATGAAAATGGTGCCACCGTCAAAGAAGAGACCGAAGTTATCGGGTTGGGTAACTTTGAGACAGTACAGAAACTCAACGAGCGTCTTGGGGCTAAAGTTGGTGTGATTACCATCGGGCCTGCCGGTGAGATGCTGATGACTGCAGCTAACATCTCTGTCAAAGACCCTGACAGTCATATGCGCTCCAGTGGCCGTGGTGGTCTGGGTGCGGTTATGGGCTCCAAAAAAATCAAATTTATTTCCATCGAGCCCACCACCAACAAGGTTGAGATCGCTGATCCCGAGGCATTTAAAGCAGCCAACCGCGCTTTCGCCAAAGCACTTGTCGATAACCCCATCAGCCAGGCACTCGGTCAGTACGGAACAAACGTTCTCGTTAATATTATCAACGAGTCTGGTGGTATCCCCACCAAAAACTTCACCACCGGTCAGTTCGAAGGCCATGAGTCTATCTCCGGTGAAACCATGTACGACACCATCGTTGCCCGTGGTGGAAAACCTAAACATAACTGCCATGCCGGTTGTGTTATTCAATGCTCTCAGGTCTACGCAGATGCTAAAGGTGGCTACAAAACCTCTGGTTTCGAGTATGAGACCATCTGGGCCTTTGGTGCAGACTGCTGCATCGAGAACCTTGATCACATCGCCGAAGCAGACAACATCCTCGATGACCTCGGCCTTGACTCCATCGAGATTCCTGTAGCCTTTGCAGTGGCAATGGAAGCCGGTGTGCTTGAGTTTGGTGACGGTGAAGGCGTTATTCGCACCCTGAACGAGGAAGTTGCCAAAGGCACCCCTCTGGGACGCATCATCGGTAACGGTGCCGGTTCTGTCGGTAGGGCCTACGGCGTAACCCGTGTACCTGTCGTTAAAAATCAGGCGATTCCTGCCTACGACCCGCGTGCGATCAAAGGTATTGGTATCACCTACGCGACATCCACCCAGGGGGCAGATCATACCATGGGTTACACCATTGCCACCAACATCCTTGGTGTCGGTGGTTCCCTTGATCCGCTGTCCAAAGAAGGTCAGGTCGAGCTTTCCCGTAACCTGCAGATTGCGACCGCCGCGATCGACTCCACCGGTATGTGTCTGTTCATCGCCTTTGCTGCTCTTGACGATGCCACCTGCCTGCCTGCATTGATCGATCTGATCAACGCTCGCTTCGGTATCGGCCTGACAGGTGATGATGTTGTCAGCCTTGGACAATATATCCTCAAAACCGAGCATGCATTCAACCTGGCTGCCGGTTTCACCAATAAAGATGACCGTCTGCCTGAGTTCTTTGCTAAAGAGCCCATTGCACCGCACAATGTTGTCTGGGATATTACAGACGAGGCTATCGATTCCTTCTGGGATTTCTAA
- a CDS encoding aminopeptidase P family N-terminal domain-containing protein codes for MNDQKNESTEIVPRDELHSRAEKLRQHLRALSLDGALLLDPLTMYYFTGTLQQGIVVIPVEKNLMFFVRRNIERARMESSLSDIRPLAGLSQLAKALREEGIATRIMGLATAQVTMDSHEALKKALPSTTFVSINKELAAVRAVKSPYEISLIRRAGERHRRVYDQIPAMIQENMSEWELGCKIQTAMMELGYTGMPKLSGENMEIFLGYVSAGISANYPTGFSGPGGAKGLSPTIPYVGSRKKIQTNEPIYR; via the coding sequence GTGAACGACCAAAAAAACGAAAGCACAGAGATAGTCCCGAGAGATGAACTCCATTCTCGTGCTGAGAAGCTTAGGCAGCACTTACGCGCGCTTTCATTGGATGGGGCTCTCCTCCTTGATCCACTTACCATGTACTATTTCACCGGAACGTTGCAGCAGGGGATTGTGGTTATCCCAGTCGAGAAGAATTTGATGTTTTTCGTTCGTAGAAATATTGAACGAGCCCGTATGGAATCCTCTCTTTCTGATATTCGACCGTTGGCCGGGCTCAGTCAATTGGCTAAGGCTCTGCGGGAAGAAGGTATAGCCACCAGAATAATGGGGCTGGCCACGGCACAAGTCACTATGGATTCCCATGAAGCATTGAAAAAGGCTCTTCCGTCTACCACCTTTGTCAGTATTAATAAAGAACTTGCCGCGGTGCGGGCGGTGAAGTCCCCGTATGAGATTTCGCTCATTCGCAGGGCTGGGGAGCGTCACCGGCGGGTGTATGATCAGATTCCTGCGATGATCCAGGAGAACATGAGTGAGTGGGAGCTGGGTTGTAAGATACAAACTGCCATGATGGAACTTGGCTACACAGGAATGCCAAAGTTATCCGGGGAAAATATGGAGATTTTTCTTGGCTATGTCAGCGCAGGAATCTCGGCAAATTACCCCACAGGGTTTTCCGGTCCTGGAGGGGCAAAAGGGCTGAGCCCGACGATCCCCTATGTTGGTTCCCGGAAAAAGATACAAACAAACGAGCCAATTTATAGATGA
- a CDS encoding iron-containing alcohol dehydrogenase — translation MAVREEVYGYFIPSVTLIGIGASKQIPAKIKALGGSKPLIVTDKGITGAGITKVITDLLDAAGMGYVVYDETIPNPTDKNVHDGVDIYKKEGCDSLITLGGGSSHDCGKGVGLVVANGGKIQDFEGVDKSSNPMPPYLAVNTTAGTASEMTRFCIITDLARHVKMAIVDWRVTPGIAVDDPELMVGMPPALTAATGMDALTHAVEAFVSTAATPMTDSAAEKAIELIAEHLRPAVANGADIVAREGMCYAQYLAGMAFNNASLGHVHAMAHQLGGFYDLPHGECNAILLPHVEKFNLIAKIDRFVKIAQLMGENTEGLSPRDAAELALEAIKKLSSDIGIPAGLIELGKRYGKEVKASDIDTMVANAQKDACGLTNPRRPKDADVAAIYTSAL, via the coding sequence ATGGCAGTTCGTGAAGAAGTATACGGTTATTTTATTCCTTCAGTAACCCTGATCGGTATTGGTGCATCCAAACAGATTCCTGCTAAAATCAAAGCGCTTGGCGGTTCCAAACCGTTGATCGTTACTGATAAAGGAATCACCGGCGCTGGCATCACCAAAGTTATAACCGATCTGCTGGATGCAGCCGGCATGGGTTATGTTGTCTATGACGAAACAATCCCCAATCCCACCGATAAAAACGTTCACGACGGCGTTGATATCTACAAAAAAGAAGGTTGCGACTCTCTGATCACCCTGGGCGGCGGTTCCTCCCATGACTGTGGTAAAGGTGTTGGCCTTGTTGTTGCTAACGGCGGTAAAATCCAGGATTTCGAGGGTGTGGACAAATCTTCCAATCCCATGCCTCCTTACCTGGCAGTGAACACCACCGCTGGTACAGCTTCTGAGATGACACGCTTCTGTATTATCACCGACCTGGCTCGTCACGTGAAGATGGCCATCGTTGACTGGCGTGTAACCCCGGGTATCGCAGTAGATGATCCTGAGTTGATGGTTGGTATGCCGCCGGCACTGACCGCTGCTACCGGTATGGACGCACTGACCCACGCTGTTGAGGCTTTTGTTTCCACCGCTGCTACCCCGATGACCGACTCTGCTGCCGAGAAAGCCATCGAGCTGATCGCTGAGCACCTGCGTCCTGCCGTTGCCAATGGCGCAGACATCGTTGCTCGTGAGGGTATGTGCTACGCTCAGTATCTTGCTGGTATGGCATTCAACAACGCCAGCCTCGGTCACGTACATGCCATGGCACATCAGCTGGGTGGTTTCTATGACCTGCCCCACGGTGAGTGCAACGCCATTCTCCTGCCCCATGTAGAGAAGTTCAACCTGATCGCTAAGATCGACCGTTTCGTCAAAATCGCTCAGCTCATGGGGGAGAACACTGAAGGTCTGTCTCCGCGTGATGCTGCTGAGCTCGCTCTGGAAGCCATCAAAAAACTTTCCTCCGACATCGGTATTCCTGCCGGTCTTATCGAGCTGGGTAAACGCTACGGTAAAGAGGTTAAGGCTTCCGATATCGACACCATGGTGGCCAATGCTCAGAAAGACGCTTGTGGTCTGACCAATCCGCGTCGCCCGAAAGATGCAGATGTAGCAGCTATCTACACCTCTGCTCTGTAA
- a CDS encoding MFS transporter yields MNTPRIQSGTLAFRRVNIALFAAGFVTFITLYDMQPLLPEFAREFDIPPALASLPLSAACFTLAVGMLLAGTISETFGRKSVMVASLFLTSLLALCTAWSETLLSLVLLRFLQGIVLAGLPPVAMAYLGEEIEPATMGTAMGLYISGNAIGGMSGRLFTATVTDFFSWNVALVLVGLISLGLSMYFLVHLPPSQQFTRRNFEYRYLFTSLQQKLQDSTLLCLYGISFCVMGSFVTLFNYITFRLIAPTYGLSQSMVSLIFLTYLLGAYCSSAVNKMATKFGRFWTLRFCLSIMLLGLFITLSNHLIPIILGIALFTCGFFGAHTSCSTWVGQHAQTAKAQAAALYLFFYYLGSSVSGTLGGFFWTEDGWLGVSAFIGVLLLIAYGCTTVLARLTQKKEVPLLVI; encoded by the coding sequence ATGAACACACCCCGCATTCAAAGTGGCACGCTCGCCTTCCGCCGCGTCAACATTGCCCTTTTCGCAGCAGGCTTTGTCACCTTTATCACCCTCTATGACATGCAACCCCTGCTACCTGAATTCGCCAGGGAGTTTGATATACCGCCCGCGCTGGCAAGCCTGCCCCTCTCGGCGGCCTGCTTTACTCTGGCTGTGGGAATGCTTTTGGCGGGTACGATTTCAGAGACCTTTGGCCGTAAATCAGTGATGGTCGCCTCGCTTTTTCTCACCTCCCTGCTTGCCCTTTGTACCGCATGGAGTGAAACCCTGCTCTCCCTGGTGCTACTGCGTTTTCTGCAAGGGATAGTCCTGGCCGGATTACCCCCGGTGGCCATGGCCTACCTGGGCGAAGAAATTGAACCGGCTACCATGGGAACAGCCATGGGCTTATATATCAGTGGCAACGCGATTGGCGGCATGTCTGGTCGACTGTTTACCGCCACGGTTACCGATTTTTTTTCCTGGAATGTGGCCTTGGTTCTGGTCGGGCTTATTTCACTTGGCTTAAGCATGTACTTTCTTGTACATCTGCCACCATCGCAACAGTTCACTCGAAGAAATTTTGAATACCGCTATCTGTTCACCTCGTTACAGCAGAAATTGCAGGACTCCACCCTGCTCTGCCTCTATGGCATCTCTTTTTGCGTTATGGGCAGTTTCGTCACATTGTTTAACTACATCACCTTTCGCCTGATCGCGCCAACCTATGGTTTAAGCCAGTCCATGGTCAGTCTCATTTTTCTGACCTACCTGCTTGGGGCCTACTGTTCCTCAGCAGTCAACAAAATGGCCACAAAGTTTGGCAGATTCTGGACCCTTCGCTTCTGCCTGTCGATCATGCTGCTGGGGCTCTTTATTACCCTGAGCAACCATCTCATACCTATAATTTTAGGGATTGCCCTTTTTACCTGCGGATTTTTTGGGGCACATACCAGTTGCTCAACCTGGGTGGGGCAACATGCGCAGACAGCCAAGGCTCAGGCGGCAGCACTCTATCTCTTCTTTTATTATCTGGGATCAAGTGTCTCTGGGACGCTTGGAGGATTTTTCTGGACTGAAGACGGTTGGCTGGGAGTAAGTGCCTTTATTGGCGTACTTCTCCTGATAGCATATGGATGCACAACTGTACTTGCACGTTTAACACAGAAAAAGGAAGTCCCCCTCTTGGTTATCTAA